In Cololabis saira isolate AMF1-May2022 chromosome 10, fColSai1.1, whole genome shotgun sequence, a single window of DNA contains:
- the LOC133452975 gene encoding mitochondrial ubiquitin ligase activator of nfkb 1-A yields MGDSPLNPLVLIGVGSSFAFSGLFYHLYQEKKKELQKLKEIPLFKPDQHLVKVLKANAHKRLQYVAVEGVVQADGEPLSSRFVPRCFGVIQKIGQEENWKYWNSVTSTWDSRTTKKTETNNSVPFSLVNPESYISDVSVKVHNPLEASGCFMERVYFKVKRAEEGLVDAVLQGLSGEKPGTRNETEELLCVGRTLTGFGEVVLEGDQVMRLQAPKNGRQYVLVPSDHRSFLDRHEASASMWKTLSTVTGITGASLLTGVLYNLFNKQDDRSK; encoded by the exons ATGGGCGACTCTCCTCTCAACCCCCTGGTGCTGATCGGTGTCGGATCCAGCTTCGCTTTCTCTGGTCTGTTTTATCATTTGTACcaggagaagaaaaaggagttaCAGAAGCTAAAA GAAATACCCCTGTTCAAACCGGATCAACATTTAGTTAAAGTGCTGAAGGCAAATGCACACAAGCGACTCCAATATGTTGCTGTTGAAG GTGTTGTCCAGGCAGATGGGGAGCCTCTGTCCAGCCGGTTCGTCCCTCGCTGCTTTGGTGTCATTCAGAAGATTGGTCAGGAGGAGAACTGGAAATACTGGAACTCTGTCACCAGCACCTG GGACTCCCGGACCACCAAAAAGACCGAGACCAACAACTCCGTCCCCTTCAGTCTGGTCAACCCTGAGTCCTACATCTCTGATGTTTCTGTGAAGGTCCACAACCCGTTAGAGGCCTCTGGATGCTTCATGGAGAGGGTTTATTTCAAGGTGAAACGGGCTGAGGAGGGCCTGGTGGATGCGGTTTTGCAAGGTCTGAGCGGTGAGAAACCCGGGACGAGGAATGagacggaggagctgctgtgcgTGGGGAGGACCCTGACCGGGTTTGGAGAAGTGGTGCTGGAGGGAGACCAGGTCATGAGGCTGCAGGCCCCGAAGAACGGCCGCCAGTACGTCCTGGTGCCCTCTGATCACAGAAGCTTCTTGGACAGACACGAGGCTTCGGCCAGCATGTGGAAAACGCTCAGTACTGTAACGGGGATCACGGGGGCTTCTCTTCTCACCGGCGTTTTATACAACTTATTCAACAAACAGGATGACAGATCTAAATAG
- the eif2b5 gene encoding translation initiation factor eIF-2B subunit epsilon, giving the protein MAGRGAKQSRSGGFSGRKGEQDEEEQPLQAVLVADSFNRRFFPVTKDQPRALLPLGNAAMIDYTLEFLTSTGVQETFVFCCWMAPKIKEHLLKSKWCRPSSPNTVHIITSELYRSLGDVLRDVDAKSLVRSEFVLVYGDVVSNIDISQALQEHRQRRKNEKNVSVMTMIFKESSPGHRSRCEDDDVIVAMESKSQQILHYQKTQGLKKLQFPMNIFHSGSDEFEIRHDLLDCHISICSPQVAELFTDNFDYQTRDDFVRGLLVNEEILGNQIHMHVTKDNYGVRVSNLLMYDSVSSDLVRRWVYPITPESNFTAQEGRGCTYSRHNVYRGSGVSLGHGSQMVENVLIGCDTSIGSNCRISNTVIGDNCTIGDNTILDYAYIWNNVHIASNVVIRQSVVCDKAEVKEGVTLNKQCVLAYNVVIGPNISLPEGTVVSMHHPDEEEEEDDDEFLSDNAEADQSKDKTKQKVFNPAEVGADGKGYIWKTSILDDTGEEELSQCLWGLVLNPDPESDSEDSESDGPDDPVIPSPEMEDVKVFQLEVLGTLQRGLEENIGCDNLVLEINSLKYAYNITLKEVMQILTRVVLDYPFQPEDSHLTPSQYVSLLLPLLEKWAPVFKNYVKRAQDHLDCLSAFEEYFLEKESHWAVMGKVLMNMYQLEILEEEMILRWFSQGATTDKSRQLRKNQGLQKFIQWLEEAEESSEEEGE; this is encoded by the exons ATGGCAGGTAGAGGAGCAAAACAGAGCCGCTCCGGCGGGTTTTCAGGCAGGAAAGGAGAGCAGGATGAGGAGGAGCAGCCCCTGCAGGCCGTCCTGGTGGCCGACAGCTTCAACCGGAGGTTTTTCCCGGTGACCAAGGACCAGCCGCGG GCCCTGCTGCCCCTGGGCAACGCTGCCATGATCGACTACACCCTGGAGTTCCTCACCTCCACCGGGGTCCAGGAGACCTTCGTGTTCTGCTGCTGGATGGCCCCCAAGATCAAGGAGCACCTGCT AAAGTCAAAGTGGTGTCGACCCAGTTCCCCAAACACGGTCCACATCATCACCTCGGAGCTGTACCGCTCCCTGGGAGACGTGCTCAGGGATGTGGACGCCAAGTCCCTCGTCAGATCTGAGTTTGTGCTGGTTTACGGAGACGTGGTGTCCAACATCGACATCAGCCAGGCGCTGCAGGAACACAG GCAACGGCGAAAAAATGAGAAGAACGTCTCGGTGATGACCATGATCTTTAAGGAGTCGTCGCCGGGTCACAGGTCCCGCTGTGAGGACGATGACGTCATTGTTGCTATGGAGAGCAAGAGCCAGCAGATTTTACACTATCAGAAGACACAAGGACTGAAGAAGCTTCAGTTTCCGATG aatatTTTCCACAGTGGGAGCGATGAGTTTGAAATCAGACACGACCTCCTGGACTGCCACATCAGTATCTGCTCTCCACAG GTTGCTGAGCTCTTTACTGACAATTTTGACTATCAAACAAGGGATGACTTTGTCAGAGGGCTTTTAGTTAATGAAGAG ATCTTAGGTAATCAGATCCACATGCACGTCACCAAAGACAACTATGGCGTCCGCGTATCCAACTTGCTCATGTACGACTCTGTGTCATCGGACCTTGTGCGGCGATGGGTCTACCCCATCACGCCCGAGTCCAACTTTACGGCCCAGGAGGGACGCGGCTGCACATACTCTCGCCACAATGTCTACCGGGGGTCTGGAGTCAGCCTGGGCCACGGCAGCCAGATGGTGGAGAACGTCCTTATCGGATGCGACACCAGCATCGGCTCCAACTGTCGCATCTCCAACACCGTCATCGGGGACAACTGCACCATAG GTGACAATACAATCCTGGACTACGCCTATATCTGGAATAACGTTCATATTGCCAGTAATGTGGTGATCCGTCAGTCTGTGGTCTGTGACAAAGCTGAGGTCAAAGAGGGCGTGACCCTTAATAAACAGTGTGTCCTGGCGTATAAT GTGGTGATTGGACCCAACATCTCTTTGCCAGAGGGTACTGTGGTGTCCATGCACCATccagatgaggaggaagaggaggatgatgatgaattCCTCAGTGACAATGCCGAAGCAGACCAAAGTAAAGACAAAACCAAGCAGAAAG TTTTCAACCCAGCAGAAGTTGGAGCAGATGGAAAAGGTTACATCTGGAAGACCAGTATTCTGGACGACACCGGGGAGGAAGAGCTGTCACAGTGTCTCTGGG GTTTGGTGTTGAACCCAGATCCTGAGAGTGACAGTGAAGACAGTGAGTCCGACGGTCCTGATGATCCAGTGATTCCCTCTCCTGAGATGGAAGATGTTAAAG TGTTCCAGCTGGAGGTGCTGGGGACGCTGCAGAGAGGACTGGAGGAAAACATCGGCTGTGATAACCTCGTGCTCGAGATCAATTCACTAAA GTACGCCTATAATATCACTCTGAAGGAGGTGATGCAGATTTTAACCAGAGTGGTGCTGGATTACCCTTTTCAGCCGGAGGACTCGCATCTCACGCCCTCTCAATATGTGTCTCTGCTGCTGCCG TTATTGGAGAAATGGGCGCCGGTATTCAAGAACTACGTGAAGAGAGCGCAGGATCACCTAGACTGTCTTTCTGCCTTTGAGGAATATTTCCTGGAGAAGGAGAGCCACTGGGCCGTGATGGGAAAG GTGCTGATGAACATGTACCAGCTGGAGATCCTGGAGGAGGAGATGATACTGCGATGGTTCTCTCAGGGAGCAACCACGGACAAGAGCAGACAGCTCCGCAAAAACCAGGGG CTTCAGAAGTTTATCCAGTGGTTGGAAGAGGCTGAGGAGTCttcagaagaagagggagagtaA
- the LOC133452045 gene encoding crystallin J1A-like codes for MASAVANRAIGAIVGSAVADAAAQPLHWVYDLQKLKGILAEDPNPEFRAESANPFYRRQSGQQSCYGDQAFVLLESLSECEGLNVEDLKQRILKFFGPGSEYDTPINDPYRQKGGPRPQLPIDGPWRQGSLKGFLKNVDAGKEETGCENDCQIDGIAKLAPIVAFYAGKPEMLEKVEQATRVTQNNDECVAETLAAARFLEHFILNGPDPQALDAVLKQMGDPKRNQPQDLDRAAIGHIHQVKENLSKSPQEIIPTVFPNTUGLPGAFQAALHGVLTAEKYDTAIRDTMSCGGCTCSRGSFIGACLGAQMGVEGIPESWMTKTLRYNLVLEHAKKITKHLE; via the exons ATGGCTTCAGCTGTGGCCAACAGAGCCATAGGGGCCATAGTGGGATCTGCTGTTGCAGATGCTGCAG CGCAGCCTCTCCACTGGGTGTATGACCTCCAGAAGCTGAAGGGGATTTTGGCCGAGGATCCAAACCCTGAGTTTCGCGCGGAGTCGGCCAACCCCTTCTACAGGAGGCAGTCGGGCCAACAGAGTTGCTACGGAGACCAGGCATTTGTCCTGCTGGAGTCCCTGTCTGAATGTGAAG GACTAAATGTTGAAGACCTGAAGCAACGCATACTGAAATTTTTTGGACCAGGATCCGAGTACGACACACCTATTAATGATCCGTACAGACAAAAAGGAG GGCCAAGACCTCAGCTGCCCATTGACGGACCATGGAGACAAGGAAGTTTGAAGGGCTTCCTAAAGAACGTAGATGCGGGCAAAGAGGAGACGG GCTGTGAAAACGACTGTCAGATTGATGGAATAGCCAAACTGGCTCCCATCGTGGCTTTTTATGCAGGTAAGCCTGAGATGCTGGAAAAAGTCGAACAGGCCACCCGCGTCACCCAGAACAACGATGAATGTGTAGCAGAAACTCTGGCGGCTGCAAG GTTTCTGGAGCATTTCATCTTGAATGGTCCGGATCCACAAGCTTTGGATGCGGTGCTGAAACAAATGGGTGACCCAAAAAGAAATCAGCCTCAGGACCTGGACAGAGCAGCTATTG GACACATTCATCAGGTGAAGGAGAATTTATCCAAGTCACCACAGGAAATAATCCCGACTGTGTTTCCAAACACCTGAG GTTTGCCAGGTGCATTTCAGGCAGCGCTGCACGGAGTCCTGACGGCTGAGAAGTACGATACAGCCATCAGAGACACCATGAGCTGCGGGGGATGCACCTGTAGCAGAGGATCCTTCATCGGAGCATGTCTTGGAGCTCAG ATGGGGGTTGAAGGAATCCCAGAATCCTGGATGACCAAAACCCTGCGGTACAACTTGGTGTTAGAGCATGCCAAGAAGATTACCAAACACCTTGAGTAG